CGGCTGGATTCACACGCAACTCCTCCGGCGTTCCCTCTGCAATTTTTTCCCCATGCACCAGCACCACAATGCGCTCGCACACCTCCATGACGATGGCCATGTGGTGCTCCACCAGCAAGATCGTCATGCCATGTTCATCACGCAGGCGGCGCAGCAAGCGCGTCAGCTCATTGCACTCCTCGTGATTCAAACCTGCGGCCGGTTCGTCCATCAGCATCATCGAAGGCCGTGTGGCCAAACCGATGGCGATGCCGAGCTTCTTCTGCAAGCCATAGGCCAGAGTGCCCGCCTCCATGTGCCGCCATTCCTGCATGCCGACGATGTCGATCACGCGGTCGATCTCGGCCTGCACTTCCTCGCGTGCCAGCAGCGCCGAGCTGCGGCGCATGAGCACCTGCGGGGCAGATCCCCGGATGCGCGACAGCAAAGCGTTTTCGATGTTGCGCTCCACGGTTTCATTCGCGAAGGTGGTGGTCGACTGGAACGTTCGCACCAGGCCGCGAGAGACAATTTCGCTGGGCCGTTTGCCGGTGATGTCCTGTCCCGCAAACAGCACTTGCCCTTTGGTGGGTGCCAGCACTCCGCAGATGGAATTGAACGCGGTGGTCTTGCCTGCCCCATTGGGACCGATCAAACCGGCAATCTGCCCTTGTTGAATCGAAAAGCTCAGATTCTTCACGGCCGCCAAGCCACCGAAATGCTTGGCCAGCCCCTTTACTTCCAAAATGGCTGTCATTGAGAACTCCGAGAGGAACGCAGCATTCCCACCAGACTGGCAATGCCGCCCGGCAAAAAGCGAAGAATCAGAATCAATGCAGCGCCATAGAACATGTGCTGCGTCTGCACCGCGCCGCGAAACAACTCCGGCAGCGGTGTGAGCACCAGTGCGCCCAGCACGGGGCCGTACACCGACTTGCGACCTCCGATCACCAGCATGGTGATGAACGCCACGGAAGCGCTGGTGCCGAATGACTCGGGCGATATGAAGCCGACATAGCGAGCGATCAGCACGCCACCCATTCCCGCCAGAACGGAGCCGATCACATAGGCCACGATCTGAATGCGCAGCACATTGATGCCCGTCGATTCGGCCAATGCCGGATTGGCTGCCACGGCTTCCATCGCATGGCCGAGAGGACGTTGGAAAAGCCAGATCATCAATCCAAGCGAAGCCACCGCCATCACCAGCGCCAGCAGATAGAAACGTTCGCGCGAATCGAACAGCCAACCGGCGATCTGCATGGGCGCGATGCCCGCGATACCGCTTGCACCGCCGGTGATCGGCGCAGCATCCAGCAAGACCAGTCGCACCAATTCTGCAAACGCGAAGGTGACCAGCACAAAGTAGACCCCCTTCAATCGCAGGATCACCCATCCGAGCAAGGCCGCCAACAGCGCCACGAACACAAGACCCAGCAAGGCAGAAGGGACAACGCCCATTCCCGTCCAGGTGACCAGCAGCACCGAGGCATAGGCCCCGAGCGCCACCGGAGCGGAATGACCGAAGGAGAGCTGGCCGCTGCGATCGATGAGCGACAGCCCGTTGACGATCACGATGTTGATGCAGGCCATGATGGCCAGATGCAGGACAAACTGCCCCGCCAGCCAGGGCCAGACGGCCAATGCCACGGCAGCCATGGCGACAGCGAACAGCACGGGCCTGAAGCCTGCGCGAGAGGTCTCCCGATTCGCCGGGGTGACTGGCAAGGGTTGTGCACGGGTATTCATCTCACGCCTCCCCTTTGCCGATCAGCCCACGCGGGAAAGCCAGCATGCCCACGATGACCAGAATGAAAATCAGCATGTCCGCCGTGCTGCTTTCGAGGAACAGCGCTGTGTAGCTCTCCAGAAGTCCAAGGCACAGCCCCGCGAGCGCGGCACCCGGAATGCTGCCCAACCCACCCAGAATCACCACCATGAAAGCCTTGAGCAACGGCGCCTGTCCCATGAAGGGCGACACCGAAAACAACGGTGCCATCAACGCGCCCGCGATGGCCGCCAGCCCAATGCCAATACCGAATCCCAGTGGGTAGTAAAGACGCGCCTTCACGCCTTGCAGCGCTGCAATATCGGCATCTTCCACCACCGCGCGCAGGCCACGCCCCACAGCGGAATGCCGCAGAAACACATACAGCAGCACCAGCACTGCGACCGCAAAGGCGATCACATACAAACGCGAGTTCGCCACGGTCACACCCAGAAAGCTGGAGGCCCCGGTGGCGATGGCAGGCACGGACACTGGGTCCGGCCCGAACACCATCAACGCCACGTTCTGCAAGATCATGGCCAGGCCAATGGTGACGATCATGCCGTTGAGTTCGTCCTTGCGAAACGGCTTGAGCACCAGCCATTCCACCAGACTGCCAAAGACAATCGCAATCACCACGGTGAGCACCACGGCCAGCAGAAATGGCGCACCCAGATGCACCATCAGCACATAGGCGGCAAACGCGCCCAGCATGTAGAACTCACCGTGCGCAAAATTCACCATGCGCATCACGCCGAACACCAGCGTGAAGCCCACGGCCATGAGCAGGTAGAGCAGGCCGACGACCAGTCCATTGACGGTCGCCTGGCCGAGCAGGAGATACCAATTCATATCGCGAAGAACTCCGTTTGAGTTGTGAGGGCTCTGATCGGGAACCGCTTACTTGCAGCCCTCGACCACGGTGCATCGCGCGCGCGTCACCTCGGCGCCGTTCTTCACTTCGGCCAGATAGAAAGGCACGGCCAGTTGATGGTTGATGCCATAACGGGTTTTGCCGGTCCAGCCCAGCTTGCCCAGTGCGCCATCAAAATCCTTGATGTTTTCCAACTCTGCTGCCACCTTCTGCGAATCGGTCACGGTGCCAGCACGGCGCATGGCCTCGAACAGCATGTTGGTGAAGTCGTAGTACGGTGGGCTGAAGCCGTTCACCGAGGTCTTGTACTTGGCCGCGTAAGCGTCCATGTATGCCTTGGTGGACGGCAGCGATGGATCGAGCACCGCGTAGACGATCATGCCTTCCACGGCTTCCTTGCCTGCCACGCCAATGATCTCGGTGGTTGCAGGGCCACCGGTGCGCACGATCTTGCCTTTGAACCCCAGCTCGCGCGCCTGCTTGACGATCAGCCCTGCCGTGGCTGGCGAGTTGCCGTTGATGTCGATGGCATCCATGCCACGCGCCATCATCTTGGTCAGCATGGGAACGAAGTCGACGCGGTCGCGTTCGTAGAACTCCTTGGCTGCCATCGTGCTACCCGCCTTGGTGTATGCGCCCTCCAGATCACGCGCCATCACCTGACCGGTTTCGTCGTTGGGGAACATGGCTCCGACCTTCTTCACGCCCAGGCTCTTGACCAGCCAGTTCACCTGTTGCTCGGCAAACTCGACCGTCGTATTGACCGGGCGGAAGCTGAAGGGCTTTTCTGCTGAAAGGGCCTTGTCGGTGAAACCCAGCGTAGAGGTGATCACCTGGTTCTTCTCGGTGATCGGCTGCACCGCCAGAATCGGAGCCGAGCCCGTCGGGCCAATGATGTATTTGACCTTGTCCTCGAACACCAGCCGGTTGGTGACCGTGACCGCCTCGCCTGCCTGGTACTTGTCGTCGTAGGGAATGATCTGGACCTTGTACTTCTTGCCCCCCACGTCCAGGCCACCCGCAGCGTTGACCTTGTCGGCCGCCAGCTCCGCAGCGTTCTTCATGGCCTGACCCCACGATGCACCTGCACCGGACAGCGTGACCACCGCACCGATCTTGAGCGTCTCCTGCGCCGAAGCATGCAGGGCGAAGCCGCCCAGAATCATGGAAGCGAGGAGGGAAGAAGTGAATCGAGTCATGTTTGTTGTCTCCAGAATTTGTATGCCGCCCAAAGCGGGCCCTTATGTGGCAAGAAAATTCTGACTTACGAGACTCTGACCAGAAAATCACCAATCCCTATGCATTTATTGAGGCGGTGAATAACCGCGATTTGAATGAAAGAAAAAAAAGAACGAAGGAACAGGCACTGTATCGGCATCCTCACACGATGTGCCAATCGAAGCCAAAGGCTTCGTGCAAAAACAGAACTAAATCAGCGGCACAAACTCTGCATGCAGATGGTCGCGAAAGCTCTGCACCGCGGAAGTGATGGCCGCGCGACGCGAGACCACGCTGCCGTAGTTGCGCGTGGCATGGAAGTCGGCCAGCTCCACAATCACGCGCGATTCGCGTGCGTTGATCTGCGCCATCGAGCGCGGCAGAAAGCCCACGCAGCTGCCGGTGTCGAGCATGCCCATGAGCGTGGGCATGGTGGTGGCTGTGGAGGTCTTGAGCGTCGCGCCAAAACGCGCAAACTCGCCCGACAGCTTTTCGCGCAGGTTGGTGTAGCGGTCCAGAAAAATCATGCGGTACGGCTGGATCATCTCCACCGTCACCTTGGATTGATCGGCGAGCGGATGCTTGGCCGGGACGACCAACACGATGGGCTCTTCGGCCAACGGCTGGAACTCGATGTTTTCGTAGTCGCCATCGATGGCCGTCACGCCGATGTCGGCCATGCCGCCGCTGAGCGTGCCCAGCAGCATGTCGAACGGCATGTCGCGCAGAACGACCTGCACGTCGGGAAAGCGTTCGCTGTACGACTGGATGATGGCGGGCAGAAAGGTGGCCGCAATCATCGGCGTGGCGGCAATCACCACGCGGTTGCGGGCTGCCTCGGAGCGGTCCTGGAACTGGCGCAGCACGCCATAGAGACCGGACAGCGCCTCCTGCGCTGCGGTGCGCAGCAGCTCACCATCTTCGGTGGCGTAGACGCTGCGCGTGGTGCGCTTGATGAGCTGCACGCGCAGCACGTCTTCCAGGCGCTTGACGCGGCTGGACACCGCCGGCTGCGAAACGCAAAGACGCTCCGCAGCACGGCTGAAACTGCCCTCTTCGATCACCACCAGAAATGTCTCGAGTTCCGGCAGGTGAAAACGCAACTGCGGATGTCTGTTCAATATGCCCCCACAACCAACACTATTGGGTCAATCCCAGCAATTGGGATAGATCAAAAGACCCGTCAATATTGATTACAGAGGATATATCAAGCAGCCTTTTCGTGCGTCAAGTGCGCAGCATTTCCACCATCTTTCGGGCGGGCGTTTCGGGCTTGGCATCCAGCAGCGCGTGCACCACCTGCGTCGCGCGCTCCTTGGACAGGACGATGCCGGCCGTGCCGTGGAATTTGGTGACGATGTCCTCGCGCGTGAGCGCTCGCACTCCGCTGCCCAGATTGACGGGAATGCGGCAGGCAAGCGTCTCTCCGGAATCCAGCTCGATCGTCACCGCTCCCGAGAAATGTAGCGGGAAGGGCGAATCGCGCTCTTCGATGCAGGTCACGCGCCGGGCCAACGCCAGGGTGGCTTCATCCTTGAGCGCATCGTCCTCCAGCTCGGCCAATCCGAATCGACCCTTGAGCAGACAAGCAGCCACCACGAATTGCGCACTGAACTTGGCTTCGTAATCCGAGCGCGGCACCACCTTGGCAGCAGCCGGTTCAGCCACGATGGGCAGCGTCGGCGCAGGCAGCTCGCAGGTGATGCGGACGATGCGGCTCTTGTCTTTGACTTGTTCATGCAGTCGCAGTGCGGCTTCGGCGGCACCATGGATGAAGTGGCACACGGGGTAAGGTTTGATGGCGGTGTCGAGCAAGGCCCAGTCGCGGCCGAGCCCGTCCACGATGGCGGCATAGTTCACATCGCCCACATGGGCTTGCATATGGGTTTCGAAGAAGCCGAACCGACCCTCGTAGGGACGAAGCGGCGCCTTGAAACCGTTCTGCACCAGATGCGCTGCGGTGATGCCAGCCGACGCACCCAGCCCCGGATGCAGGCGCTTGGTCCATGCACCATCTTCAAGGAACACCTGCACGCTGGCAGACGTGCTCGCCGCAATGCCTTGCGCCCCCACGATCTCCGCTGCGTTCAGCCCCAGCAGCTTGCCCGCCACCACCGCCGCACTGAAATGCGAAAGCAGCCCGGTCGCATGAAAGCCCGCGTGGTGAAAGCCGCCTTTGACCGCCAGCCCCAGGCGGATGCAGGTCTCCATGCCGCTGACATAGGCCGCAATCAGTTCGCCCCAGGTCTGGTCTTGCACCTCGGCGAGCGCCATGGCGGCGGGAAGGCAGGCAACCGTCGGATGCACGATGCCGCCCGGATGCGTGTCGTCAAAATCCAGGCCATGCATGAGGTAGGCATTGGCCATGGCCGCATCGCGTGCGGAGAGTTTGAGCGCGCAACCGACGACGCTGGCCTCGCCCGACCCACCCGCCACCGCGATGCCTTTCAGGCCCGGGGCCGCAAACGGGAAATGGTGGGAAGCAAAACCGATGCCGATCGAGTCGATGATGTGGTGCACCGATTTGTCCCAGACGGGCTTGGGCAGATCGGATGCTTTCACGCCGACCGCGAAATCGGCGAGCTGCTGTGCGATGTTTTCCGCTGGCGCGTTGTTCGCGCTGGTAGTGTGGTTTGCCATTTCTATTTTGTCTCTGACTAGCTAGCTTGGATCGGAACCTCGATGTCCAGCAATGGTGCATGCTGCTGCGCGCCGTAGATATCCGTATCTCCTATCGCGCCAGATGGAATTCGCCGCGCGATGGTGGCCTTCCACGCCAACGCGGGCGGGTATTCGGTGAACTGCACCGATTCGGCAGGCACACCGTACAACTGCGCGATCAGCTCAGCACGGATCACGCCCGTGGCGCGCACGCGCTCGAACAGCTTGGGATCGTCGAACATGATGTCCAGCGTGATGTGAAACGGTCCTGCATTCTTGCTCTTGCAAGCCTTGGCAATGTCTTTCAGGCGCGTCATGCGGCGGCTCCTACGGTTTCGTAGTCAATGGGGAACATGGTCAAAGGGTCGTCGATCTCGATGACATGCTGGAGCATGAATTCGTAGATGGCACCGCGCTCCACATCGGACGGCGAGAACGGAAACGCCATATTGCCTTCGCGGCACATGCGGCCGGGAAAGTCCGAATGCAGCAGCGTCACGCGCGCCAGCGACAGCGCCGCATTGGCAATCTCCTGCGTCGTTGCGACCACCTCGGCGATCAACGAGACCTCGATGGGCTTGGCATCCTTCGATGGCTCCCACGCACCCATCACACCATCGCGTCCGTAAACACGCAGCACGAGCTGGTAGTCGTCCGTGGACAGACCCAGTGCCTTGACCTTGGTGGCAGTCGATTCACGCACGAAATCCAGAAAACTGTCGATCTGCCCGATGAGCCCGGGATCGCGCGTCGCAGCAATCGTGAATGCGCTGAAGCCCACGCGCCGCGCGCCTTCGAGCTTGATGGTGTAGGGTGCGGGCTTCCACTGCATGCCGGTGATGCGCACCACCCTGTCCGTCACCGCCGTGATGCTGCAGTGCTCGCTGTGCACCACGCCGCCGGGCTCGTAGCGAATCACGGGACTCGCGTTTTCATGCAGCGCCTGCACCGCCACCGACATGGGTGTGCAACGCAGTTCGGGATTGAGCGGCTCGGCCTGCACAAAGTCCTCGCCCACGGTCACGAGCAGGCAATCATGCTTCTTGGGAATCGCCGCATTGCAGGCGCATTCCAGCATCTTGCCCGCATACCAGGCCGGCGCTTCCGGCACGCCATGGTGCATGGCCAGTGCCACCCACGGTGCAGGGTCGGTGCCCCGACCACCCAGAATCACCTGCGCACCTTCGGCCAAAGCACGGCGATAAGGCTCGGGGCCCATCATGCCGACAATGCGCTCTGCCCCCTCGATGTCCTGCGCCCTGAGTTGCGGCGCATTGCCAAGAGGACGGAGCTTGCCTGCGTTCAACTGCTCCAGCAGAAAGCCCTTGTCCTGCTCGGCATGGATCAGCGCCATCTTGAAGCTCAAGCCGTGTTCCTTGGCCACTTCGCGAATGATGTCGGCACAGATCTGCAGATGCGGCTCTCCGCCCGCGCCGCCGCAGGTGCCCACCATCATCGGAATGCCGTTCTTGATGGCCCCGCGCAGCAGCAGCGACAGATCGCGCTTCATCGCCAGACGTGAATTCAGCGTCTTTCCCGAGCCCAGATAATGCGGCCCCGGATCGGAGCTGCCGCCGTCCACGCCGATCATGTGCGGCTTGCGCTCCAGCGCCGCGTTCAGCGAGGCCTCCGGAAAGCCGTAGCCCAGAATGCCGCTCGCGGACATCATCCGCACCTCGTGATTTGTCTGGCTCATTGCGCGCCCTTCTTCCAGTCGCCAGCGTTAGGACGACGCAGACCCAGCGTGTCGCGCAGCGTCGTGCCCGGATATTCCTTGCGGAAGATGCCACGGCGTTGCAGCTCGGGAATCACCAGACGCACGATGTCCTCGTACGTGCCCGGCACAGTAGTGCCCGAGAGCACAAAGCCGTCGCAGGCGTTCTCGAACCATTCCTGCATCTGATCGGCCACCTGAGTGGGGGTGCCCACAAAGCACGGACCGTCGTTGAGCGTGCCGCGACCAGAGGCTTCCACAAAGTCGCGCACCGAGGGGTTCTTCTTGCCACTGACCTGAATGACCTTGTCGCGCAGGCTCTGCCAGGACACGGCGGCCAACTCCTCATCTGTGAATGGTTGGTCGTAAGGACGGTTGGAGAAGTCGATGTTCAGCGTCTCGCCGATCATCGTCAGCCCGTCGATGGGACGCGACAGGCTGGCGATCAGGTCGCGCTTTTCCTTGGCGATGCTTTCCGTTTCGCCCACGATGATTTTGAGCTCCGGTGCAATGCGCAGCAGTGACGGATCGCGGCCCGCATTCGCCACGGCGTCCTTCAGACCCTTGTACTGCTTCTTGCCGCCTTCAAGCGTCGGATACTTGCAGAAGACGACTTCGGCCCAGCGCGCGGCAAACGTCAGCCCGCGACCGCTTTGTCCCGCCTGCAGAATCACCGGATTGCCCTGCCGCGAGCGCGGCACTGACAGCGGTCCGCGCGATTTGAAATACGTGCCTTGATGGTCGAGTCGGCGCACTTTGTCGGGATCCGCATAGATCTCGGAGGCCTTGTCGTTGATGATGGCGTCGTCGGCCCAAGTGTCCCAATGCCCCATCACGACTTCCATAAACTCGTCGGCGCGGTCGTAGCGCAGATCGTGCTCCAGATGCTCTTCGTGGCCGAAGTTGGCGGCTTCAGAGTCGTTCATCGAAGTGACCACGTTCCACGCTACACGGCCTTTGGTCATCAGATCCAAAGTCGCATAAAGCCGCGCCACGTGATAAGGCTCGTAGTAAGTGGTCGAGTAAGTGGCACCCAGCCCCAAGCGCGAAGTCGCCATCGCCATCGCCATCAGCACGGCGGTGGGCTCCAGCTTGGTGGCACGCACACCGTACTTGACGGTATCGCGGTGGCTGTTGCCGTAGATGTCGGGAATGGCAAGCCGGTCGTCGAAAAAGGCCATGTCGAACTTGCCCTCTTCCAGCGTGCGCGCCACGCGCTGGTAGTACTCGGGACTGAGCGAGTCCGTCATGCTGTCAGGGTGCCTCCACGAGCCCGCGTAGTTGGTGCAGTTCTGCGCCTGCATGAAGGCGATGAGCGACATTTGGCGTGGTGTTTTGGACATGGGCGTTTGTCTTCCTTGAGTTGTCGTGTGGTGACTTGGAGCGCCAACGCGGCGCACGATGGGAAGTATTCGC
The window above is part of the Diaphorobacter sp. HDW4B genome. Proteins encoded here:
- a CDS encoding ABC transporter substrate-binding protein translates to MTRFTSSLLASMILGGFALHASAQETLKIGAVVTLSGAGASWGQAMKNAAELAADKVNAAGGLDVGGKKYKVQIIPYDDKYQAGEAVTVTNRLVFEDKVKYIIGPTGSAPILAVQPITEKNQVITSTLGFTDKALSAEKPFSFRPVNTTVEFAEQQVNWLVKSLGVKKVGAMFPNDETGQVMARDLEGAYTKAGSTMAAKEFYERDRVDFVPMLTKMMARGMDAIDINGNSPATAGLIVKQARELGFKGKIVRTGGPATTEIIGVAGKEAVEGMIVYAVLDPSLPSTKAYMDAYAAKYKTSVNGFSPPYYDFTNMLFEAMRRAGTVTDSQKVAAELENIKDFDGALGKLGWTGKTRYGINHQLAVPFYLAEVKNGAEVTRARCTVVEGCK
- a CDS encoding branched-chain amino acid ABC transporter permease, whose translation is MNTRAQPLPVTPANRETSRAGFRPVLFAVAMAAVALAVWPWLAGQFVLHLAIMACINIVIVNGLSLIDRSGQLSFGHSAPVALGAYASVLLVTWTGMGVVPSALLGLVFVALLAALLGWVILRLKGVYFVLVTFAFAELVRLVLLDAAPITGGASGIAGIAPMQIAGWLFDSRERFYLLALVMAVASLGLMIWLFQRPLGHAMEAVAANPALAESTGINVLRIQIVAYVIGSVLAGMGGVLIARYVGFISPESFGTSASVAFITMLVIGGRKSVYGPVLGALVLTPLPELFRGAVQTQHMFYGAALILILRFLPGGIASLVGMLRSSRSSQ
- a CDS encoding DUF4387 domain-containing protein produces the protein MTRLKDIAKACKSKNAGPFHITLDIMFDDPKLFERVRATGVIRAELIAQLYGVPAESVQFTEYPPALAWKATIARRIPSGAIGDTDIYGAQQHAPLLDIEVPIQAS
- a CDS encoding acyclic terpene utilization AtuA family protein, giving the protein MSQTNHEVRMMSASGILGYGFPEASLNAALERKPHMIGVDGGSSDPGPHYLGSGKTLNSRLAMKRDLSLLLRGAIKNGIPMMVGTCGGAGGEPHLQICADIIREVAKEHGLSFKMALIHAEQDKGFLLEQLNAGKLRPLGNAPQLRAQDIEGAERIVGMMGPEPYRRALAEGAQVILGGRGTDPAPWVALAMHHGVPEAPAWYAGKMLECACNAAIPKKHDCLLVTVGEDFVQAEPLNPELRCTPMSVAVQALHENASPVIRYEPGGVVHSEHCSITAVTDRVVRITGMQWKPAPYTIKLEGARRVGFSAFTIAATRDPGLIGQIDSFLDFVRESTATKVKALGLSTDDYQLVLRVYGRDGVMGAWEPSKDAKPIEVSLIAEVVATTQEIANAALSLARVTLLHSDFPGRMCREGNMAFPFSPSDVERGAIYEFMLQHVIEIDDPLTMFPIDYETVGAAA
- a CDS encoding branched-chain amino acid ABC transporter permease, yielding MNWYLLLGQATVNGLVVGLLYLLMAVGFTLVFGVMRMVNFAHGEFYMLGAFAAYVLMVHLGAPFLLAVVLTVVIAIVFGSLVEWLVLKPFRKDELNGMIVTIGLAMILQNVALMVFGPDPVSVPAIATGASSFLGVTVANSRLYVIAFAVAVLVLLYVFLRHSAVGRGLRAVVEDADIAALQGVKARLYYPLGFGIGIGLAAIAGALMAPLFSVSPFMGQAPLLKAFMVVILGGLGSIPGAALAGLCLGLLESYTALFLESSTADMLIFILVIVGMLAFPRGLIGKGEA
- a CDS encoding MmgE/PrpD family protein: MANHTTSANNAPAENIAQQLADFAVGVKASDLPKPVWDKSVHHIIDSIGIGFASHHFPFAAPGLKGIAVAGGSGEASVVGCALKLSARDAAMANAYLMHGLDFDDTHPGGIVHPTVACLPAAMALAEVQDQTWGELIAAYVSGMETCIRLGLAVKGGFHHAGFHATGLLSHFSAAVVAGKLLGLNAAEIVGAQGIAASTSASVQVFLEDGAWTKRLHPGLGASAGITAAHLVQNGFKAPLRPYEGRFGFFETHMQAHVGDVNYAAIVDGLGRDWALLDTAIKPYPVCHFIHGAAEAALRLHEQVKDKSRIVRITCELPAPTLPIVAEPAAAKVVPRSDYEAKFSAQFVVAACLLKGRFGLAELEDDALKDEATLALARRVTCIEERDSPFPLHFSGAVTIELDSGETLACRIPVNLGSGVRALTREDIVTKFHGTAGIVLSKERATQVVHALLDAKPETPARKMVEMLRT
- a CDS encoding LLM class flavin-dependent oxidoreductase, yielding MSKTPRQMSLIAFMQAQNCTNYAGSWRHPDSMTDSLSPEYYQRVARTLEEGKFDMAFFDDRLAIPDIYGNSHRDTVKYGVRATKLEPTAVLMAMAMATSRLGLGATYSTTYYEPYHVARLYATLDLMTKGRVAWNVVTSMNDSEAANFGHEEHLEHDLRYDRADEFMEVVMGHWDTWADDAIINDKASEIYADPDKVRRLDHQGTYFKSRGPLSVPRSRQGNPVILQAGQSGRGLTFAARWAEVVFCKYPTLEGGKKQYKGLKDAVANAGRDPSLLRIAPELKIIVGETESIAKEKRDLIASLSRPIDGLTMIGETLNIDFSNRPYDQPFTDEELAAVSWQSLRDKVIQVSGKKNPSVRDFVEASGRGTLNDGPCFVGTPTQVADQMQEWFENACDGFVLSGTTVPGTYEDIVRLVIPELQRRGIFRKEYPGTTLRDTLGLRRPNAGDWKKGAQ
- a CDS encoding ABC transporter ATP-binding protein, producing the protein MTAILEVKGLAKHFGGLAAVKNLSFSIQQGQIAGLIGPNGAGKTTAFNSICGVLAPTKGQVLFAGQDITGKRPSEIVSRGLVRTFQSTTTFANETVERNIENALLSRIRGSAPQVLMRRSSALLAREEVQAEIDRVIDIVGMQEWRHMEAGTLAYGLQKKLGIAIGLATRPSMMLMDEPAAGLNHEECNELTRLLRRLRDEHGMTILLVEHHMAIVMEVCERIVVLVHGEKIAEGTPEELRVNPAVVEAYLGAPEYAHA
- a CDS encoding LysR family transcriptional regulator gives rise to the protein MNRHPQLRFHLPELETFLVVIEEGSFSRAAERLCVSQPAVSSRVKRLEDVLRVQLIKRTTRSVYATEDGELLRTAAQEALSGLYGVLRQFQDRSEAARNRVVIAATPMIAATFLPAIIQSYSERFPDVQVVLRDMPFDMLLGTLSGGMADIGVTAIDGDYENIEFQPLAEEPIVLVVPAKHPLADQSKVTVEMIQPYRMIFLDRYTNLREKLSGEFARFGATLKTSTATTMPTLMGMLDTGSCVGFLPRSMAQINARESRVIVELADFHATRNYGSVVSRRAAITSAVQSFRDHLHAEFVPLI